In Tessaracoccus sp. MC1865, the DNA window GTGTTCCGCGACACCATCCCCACCACCGTCCCGGAGGAGTCCCCCGCGCTCGCCCAGCTGGTCACCATGGAGTGTGCGGCCGCTGAGAGCTTCGGGATCTCGGTGAATCAGTGCGCGCTCACTCCTGGCCAGGCCGACGGCTGAGTTGGTCGAAGACCGGCCGCAACGCCATCCACCACTGCTCCCGCGGGCGCTGGGCGTCCCAGTCCATCCCGTCCGTCACGGTGCGCAGCGGTGCCAACAGCCCCGGGGCCGAGCTCGACGCAGCGACATAATTCGCCTGGCCGGCCCTGAGTTGCTCGTCGACGTTGGACACCGCGGTATCGGCCAGCCGCGTGGCGTTGATCCTGTCGAAGGGCGTCGGGCTACCGCCCTGCTGCACGTGCCCGATGACCGCCTGCCGCACGGAATAAAGCCCCTTGCCCTCGGCCTCGAAGAGCCGAGCCACGACATCTGAGGTGTAGTGCTCGCTGGTTTCCTCGCCCATCACGGCGAGGTAGAACGAGCGTCCGGACTCGAACGCGTCGACGAGGGCCTCCACGTCGGTGGCCAACTGCTCCAACGTCAGGCCCGTTTCGGGCAGGTATGCCTTCTCAGCGCCCCCGGCGATGCCGCCCACGAGGGGCAGGAAGCCGCAACCCCGGCCCATCGTCTCGACGACGAACGCGCGCTTGCTGGCAGAGGCCGACATGCGCACCATGTCGATGGAGTCGACCACGGTGTTGAGCGCGGTATCGGCGCCCACCGCCATGGGCCAGGAGGGCAGGTTGTTGTCGATGCTGGCCGGCAACAGCGCAATCGGGATGTTGAACGCCGGATAGCGCTTGCGTTCGCGTTCCATCATGTCGACGGTGGCGTAGGCGTGGAAACCGCCCATGACCAGCAGGGCGTCGACGCGGAACTCCTCCAGGGAACGGGCCATGGCGTACAGGTCCGTCTCGGTGGGCACGTAGCGGCGCGTTCCGAAGGCCGCGCCCCCCGTGTTGGCCATCCCCTCCACGTCGTGCCAGTAGACCTCGTGCAGGTCTCCGGACACCAAGCCGGGGACGCCGCCTTGGACGGCGAGCATGTGGTAGCCACGGTCCAGCCCGGAGCGCACCGCCACCCTCGCCAACTGGTTCATGCCTGGCGCGAGCGCGCCGGCGTGCATGATGGCGATGCGCTTGGCGTCGGGCGCCATCTCGACGGTGGGCCGGGCCTCTGTCAGCACCCGGTAGATCTCGATCATCGTGGTGAACCCGACGCCGCGGGAACGTACCGCTGCGTCGTACTCCCCGGCCTCGATGAACTCCCCGATCCGGTGGGTGTCTTCCACCGCCTTGAGCAGCGGTACGGCGATCACCTTGTCACGGTGCACACCCACGAGCACCGGCTCGGTGTCCTCGTCGGCCTGCAGTACCTGGCGGACCGCCTCGACGCCGCACGCGGTGGCCATCCAGCGGTCATATGCGGACGGCGTGCCGCCGCGCTGGACGTGGCCCAGGATGGTGATCCGGGCCTCCTCGCCGGTGCGCTCGCGCAGTACCTGCTGGACGCGTTCCGCGGTGATCCGTACACCGTCGCGGTCTGCGGCGCCCTCTGCGACGACGATGATCGAGTCGCGCCGGCCGGCTTCGCGGCCCCGGGCGAGCACCTCCGTCATCCGGTCCTCCCACCCGGCACGCGGCGGGGATTCGGGGAGGAACGTGTAATCGGCGCCGCCCGCGATGGCGGTCATGAGCGCCAGATAGCCGCAGTGCCTGCCCATCACCTCCACGACGAAGGTGCGACGGTGGGACTCAGCGGTGGAGCTGATGGCGTCGATCGCCTCGGTGATGCGGTGCATCGCCGAGTCCGTGCCGATCGTCATGTCGGTGCCCACCATGTCGTTGTCGATCGAGCCGACGAGACCGGCGATCCGCAACCGTGGGTGGGACATCGCCTGTTCGGCGCTGATGCGCCCGGCGGCCCGCAACTCCTCGACGTATTCGGGCCAGGCCAGGCACAGCGCCCGGCTGCCGGTCAGCGACCCGTCGCCGCCGATGACGATGAGCCTGTCGATGCCGCGCCCGATCAGGTTCTCGACGGCCTTCAACTGGCCCTCGCGGGTCTTGAACTCCATCGAGCGGGCGGTGCCGATGACGGTGCCGCCCTTCGGGAGGATGCCGGAGACGTCGCTCCAACCCATCTGGGTGATGTGAGCGCCACCTGCGATGGCGCCCTGCCAGCCCTCCTTGATGGCGAAAACTTCAGCGTCTTCGTGGATGCCCGCCCGCACAATGGCGCGGACTGCTGCATTCATTCCCTGCGCATCGCCGCCAGATGTCATGACGCCGATGCGGGCCGTCATCGACGTCCGCCCTTGGGGCGCACGACCTTGGTGGCCTGCCAATCAGAGGCGACGTTCGCCGTACGGGTGAGGGAGAGCCCGGCGATGGTGACTCCTTCGGCCACGGAGGCCGCGTCGATGAAGCCGGAGCGTCCGACCTTGGGGGTGAGCAACCAGATGTAGCCCTCGTCGCCGAGGTCCGTCATGGCGTCGACGAGGCCGTCAGCCACGTCTCCGTCCTCGTCCCGCCACCACAGAATGGCGACGTCCACTGCCTCCAAGGGGTCTTCGACCATCTCCGCATCAATGCTGTCCATGATGTCGTCACGCAGGTCGGCGTCGACGTCCTCGTCCCAGCCGAGTTCCTGAACGACCATCCCGGGTTCGAGCCCGAGTAGGTCTGCTCCAGCCATCCCTTCGTGCGTGGGGTCCTTGTCTTGTGCGATATCCACGCCCCAAGCCTGCCAGATGCGGCGCGGGATTTCACTCGGGGCTCAGTTGCGATGCAAAGGCGGGACCGGTCTCATCGACCGGCCCCGCCTGTTCCGCGGTTGTTCAGGCAGTCTCAGGCGTCGCCACCAGCGTTGCCGGAGGTGCCCGCGGTGACGTCGTTCAGGCGGTACTTGGCGTACGCCTCGCTCGCCCACTCCTGCGGGATGTCACCCTGGTGGGCGAGTTGCTGCAGGACGGCCACAGCGACAGACGGACCGTCGATGTGGAAGAAACGACGGGCGGCCGCGCGCGTGTCGGAGAACCCGAACCCGTCGGCGCCCAGCGTGGTGTAGCTGCCCGGTACCCACTGGCGGATCTGGTCCGGCACGGCGCGCATGTAGTCGCTGACCGCCACGACAGGGCCGGGGCGGCCCTCGAGTTTCTGCTCGACCCAGATCTTCTCGTGCTCGGCGAACGGCTCCGTGAACTTCTTCGCCTCCAACTCGAGGCCCTCGCGACGCAGCTCACCCCAGGACGTGACCGACCAGACGTCGGCGACGATCCCGTAGTCCTTCTTGAGCAGTTCCTGGGCCTCGAGGGCCCACGGCACGCCCACGCCCGAGGCGAGGATCTGAGCGCGACGTGCGTCTTCGCCCACGCCGTCGAAGTCGCCGGGCTTGAGGAGGTACATACCGCGGAGGATGCCCTCCACCTCGACGCCCTCAGGCTCGGCGGGCTGCACGAGGGGCTCGTTGTACACCGTGAGGTAGTACATGACGTCTTCCGGCTGCTCGCCGTACATGCGACGCAGGCCGTCCTTGACGATGTGGGCGATCTCGTAGCCGTAGGCCGGGTCGTAGCTGACCACCGAGGTGTTGGTGGAGGCGAGGACCGGGGAGTGACCGTCCATGTGCTGGGTGCCCTCGCCGGTCAGCGTGGTGCGCCCTGCGGTGGCGCCGATCATGAAGCCGCGCGCCAGCTGGTCAGCGGCTGCCCAGATGGCGTCGCCGGTGCGCTGGAAGCCGAACATCGAGTAGAAGACGTAGATCGGGACCATGGGCTCGCCGTGGGTCGAGTAGGACGACCCTGCGGCGGTGAACGCGGCGACCGAGCCGGCCTCGTTGATGCCCGTGTGCAGGATCTGGCCGTTCTTGGCCTCGCGGTAGCTCAGGAACAGCTCGTTGTCGACCGGCGTGTAGTTCTGGCCGTGCGGGTTGTAGATCTTGATGGTCGGGAAGAACGCGTCCATGCCGAAGGTGCGCGCCTCGTCAGGGATGATCGGGACGACGCGGGGAGCGAACTCCTTGTCGCGCATGAGGTCCTTCAGCAGACGCACGAACGCCATGGTGGTGGCCACCTGCTGGTTGCCGGACCCCTTGCGGGACGATTCGTAGCTCTTCTCCGGCGGCAGCGAGATGAACTTGCGGTCGCCACGACGCTCGGGCAGGTACCCGCCCAGTTCCCGACGGCGGGCCTGGAGGTACTGGATGCGCGGGTCGTCCTGACCGGGGTGCAGGTACGGAGGACGGTACGGGTCCTCCTCGAGCTGGGCGTCGGTGATGGGGGCGTCGACGCGGTCGCGGAAGCCCTTGAGGTCGTCGAGCGCGAGCTTCTTCATCTGGTGCGTCGCGTTGCGGCCGGCGAAGTGCTTGCCGAGGAAGTAGCCCTTGATGGTGTGGGCGAGGATGACCGTCGGTGCCCCGGTGAACTCGGTGGCGGCCTTGTAGGCGGAGTACACCTTGGTGTAATCGTGGCCACCGCGCGAGAGGCGCCAGATCTCGTCGTCGCTCCAGTCCTTGACCATGGCCGCGGTGCGCGGGTCACGCTCGAAGAAGTGCTTGCGGACGTAGGCTCCGTCGTTGGCCTTGAAGGTCTGGAAGTCACCGTCGGTGGTGGCGTTCATCAGGTTGACTAGCGCACCCTCGGAGTCGTTGGCCAGCAGCGGGTCCCAGCCGCGACCCCACACGAGCTTGATGACGTTCCAGCCGGCGCCGCGGAAGAAGGCCTCGAGTTCCTGGACGATCTTGCCGTTGCCGCGCACCGGGCCGTCGAGTCGCTGCAGGTTGCAGTTGACCACGAACGTGAGGTTGTCGAGCTCCTCGTTGGCAGCGATCTGAAGGGCGCCACGCGATTCGGGCTCGTCCATCTCGCCGTCGCCGAGGAACGCCCAGACCCGCTGGTCCGAGGTGTCCTTGATGCCGCGGTTGTGCAGGTAGCGGTTGAACTGCGCCTGGTAGATGGCGTTGATGGGCCCGATGCCCATCGACACCGTCGGGAACTCCCAGAAGTCAGGCAGCTGGTGCGGGTGCGGGTAGCTGGGGAGGGCGCGCAGGTCGCCGTCGACGAAGTGGCTCTTCTCCTGGCGGAAGCCGTCGAGGTCGTCCTCGTCGAGACGGCCCTCGAGGAACGCCCGGGCGTACATGCCCGGCGATGCGTGGCCCTGGAAGAAGATCTGGTCGCCGCCGCCGGGGTGGTCCTTGCCGCGGAAGAAGTGGTTGAAGCCCACTTCGTAGAGGGTGGCGGACGAGGCGTAGGACGCGATGTGGCCGCCGACGCCCACGCCCGGGCGCTGGGCGCGGTGCACCATGATGGCGGCGTTCCAGCGGAGCAGACGACGGATGCCGCGCTCGAGCTTCTCGTCGCCGGGGAAGGCGGGCTCGCGGCTGGCGGGGATGGTGTTGACGTAATCCGTACCGGTCAACGACGGCACGCCGATGTGGCGCTCACGCGCGCGTTCCAACAATTTCAGCATCACGTAGCGGGCGCGGTTGCGGCCGCCTGCGTCGATCACACCGTCGAGGGACTCCAGCCATTCGGCGGTCTCCGCGGGGTCGATATCGGGCAGATTGGTGGGCAGCCCATTGAGAATGGGTCCGGCCTCGTTCTGACTCACGAAGTATTCCTCTCGATGTCGGCAGGTCAAGCGCCAGAGGCGCGATGGCTCCACATTACCGCGCAGCGGCGGTTGTGATATTCACCCTATCCATGGGTTGACCCTGCCGCTGCCGACCTGCGTCAACGGTGCCGGTCGGCGTGCCTCAGGAGTTCCTCCGCAGGCCAGGTGGTGATGATGCGGTCCGGGTGGATGCCGGCTTCGGTTGCCCGGCTGGCCCCCAGGGGCAGGTAGCCCAACTGGTCCGGCGCGTGCGCGTCGGTACTGATCGCGAACAGGCAGCCGATGTCGTTGGCGAGCTCCAGTAGTTCGAGCCGGGGATCGGCCCGGTCCGGCCGCGAGTTGATCTCGATGGCGACGCCGAACATTTCGCAGGCAGCGAACACCAGGTCTGCGTCGAAGCGTGACTCGCCCCGCCAGGAACCGTCGGAGCGGCGTTTCCGGCCGGTGCAGTGGCCCAGCACTGTGGTGTGCGGATTGGCGACGGCGGCGATCATGCGCCTGGTCATCGTGGCTTCGTCGTCGTCCAGCCTGGAGTGGACGGAGGCGACGACCACGTCCAGCCGGGCGAGGAGGTCCGGCCCCTGGTCCAGGGCGCCGTCAGAGAGCACGTCGACCTCGATGCCCTTGAGGATCCGGATCTCGCGCTGCTCTTGGATCTCGTCGATCTCGTCCCACTGTGCCAGCAGGCGCTCGCGGCTCAGCCCGCGGGCCACCTTGAGCCGCGGCGAATGGTCCGTGATGGCCAGATACTCATGGCCCAGGGCCTCAGCAACGGCGGTCATCTCCGCGAGGCCGGCCCCACCGTCGGACCAGGTGGTGTGGGTGTGGAGGTCGCCGCGCAGTTCCATCCCGCTCACACGCCGATGCCGAGGCCCGCGACGCTACCGAGCACGGTGACGGCCGGGGGCCGGATGCCCGCCTCCGCTGCCAACGCTGCGATGCCGGACGCGTCGCCGCGCACCACCTGCATGGTGGGCAGGCCCGCATCCGCGACCACGGCGGCGGGGGTGTCTGCGGGCAGGCCGGCCGCGATGAGGGCGGTGGTGATCTCCGGCAGGTTCTTCACGCCCATGAGGATGACGATGGTGTTGCCCGCCGTGGCGAGCTTCTCCCACGCCACGTCGTTGCGTTCGTCGTTCGGGCCGACGTGGCCCGCCACGACGGTGAAGCCGGTTGCGACGCCGCGGTGGGTCACGGGGATGCCGGCCAGTTCCGCGGCGGCGATGGACGAGGAGATGCCGGGGATGATCGAGACGGTGATACCAGCATCCTGGAGCGCCAGCCACTCCTCTCCCCCGCGGCCGAACACGAAGGAGTCGCCACCCTTGAACCGCACCACGTCGCGCCCCGCGGATGCCTGTTCGATCAGGATCTCGTTGATCCGCTCCTGCGGCGTGAACGGACCGCGCGGCACCTTCCCCACCTCGATGAGTTCGGCGCCTGCCTTGGCCTCATCGAGCAGTTGTAGCGGGACGAGGCGGTCGTAGACGATCACGTCGGCCCGCTGGAGGGCCTTCAGCCCTGCGACGGTGATCAGGTCA includes these proteins:
- a CDS encoding 6-phosphofructokinase gives rise to the protein MTARIGVMTSGGDAQGMNAAVRAIVRAGIHEDAEVFAIKEGWQGAIAGGAHITQMGWSDVSGILPKGGTVIGTARSMEFKTREGQLKAVENLIGRGIDRLIVIGGDGSLTGSRALCLAWPEYVEELRAAGRISAEQAMSHPRLRIAGLVGSIDNDMVGTDMTIGTDSAMHRITEAIDAISSTAESHRRTFVVEVMGRHCGYLALMTAIAGGADYTFLPESPPRAGWEDRMTEVLARGREAGRRDSIIVVAEGAADRDGVRITAERVQQVLRERTGEEARITILGHVQRGGTPSAYDRWMATACGVEAVRQVLQADEDTEPVLVGVHRDKVIAVPLLKAVEDTHRIGEFIEAGEYDAAVRSRGVGFTTMIEIYRVLTEARPTVEMAPDAKRIAIMHAGALAPGMNQLARVAVRSGLDRGYHMLAVQGGVPGLVSGDLHEVYWHDVEGMANTGGAAFGTRRYVPTETDLYAMARSLEEFRVDALLVMGGFHAYATVDMMERERKRYPAFNIPIALLPASIDNNLPSWPMAVGADTALNTVVDSIDMVRMSASASKRAFVVETMGRGCGFLPLVGGIAGGAEKAYLPETGLTLEQLATDVEALVDAFESGRSFYLAVMGEETSEHYTSDVVARLFEAEGKGLYSVRQAVIGHVQQGGSPTPFDRINATRLADTAVSNVDEQLRAGQANYVAASSSAPGLLAPLRTVTDGMDWDAQRPREQWWMALRPVFDQLSRRPGQE
- a CDS encoding DUF3052 domain-containing protein, with protein sequence MAGADLLGLEPGMVVQELGWDEDVDADLRDDIMDSIDAEMVEDPLEAVDVAILWWRDEDGDVADGLVDAMTDLGDEGYIWLLTPKVGRSGFIDAASVAEGVTIAGLSLTRTANVASDWQATKVVRPKGGRR
- the aceE gene encoding pyruvate dehydrogenase (acetyl-transferring), homodimeric type yields the protein MSQNEAGPILNGLPTNLPDIDPAETAEWLESLDGVIDAGGRNRARYVMLKLLERARERHIGVPSLTGTDYVNTIPASREPAFPGDEKLERGIRRLLRWNAAIMVHRAQRPGVGVGGHIASYASSATLYEVGFNHFFRGKDHPGGGDQIFFQGHASPGMYARAFLEGRLDEDDLDGFRQEKSHFVDGDLRALPSYPHPHQLPDFWEFPTVSMGIGPINAIYQAQFNRYLHNRGIKDTSDQRVWAFLGDGEMDEPESRGALQIAANEELDNLTFVVNCNLQRLDGPVRGNGKIVQELEAFFRGAGWNVIKLVWGRGWDPLLANDSEGALVNLMNATTDGDFQTFKANDGAYVRKHFFERDPRTAAMVKDWSDDEIWRLSRGGHDYTKVYSAYKAATEFTGAPTVILAHTIKGYFLGKHFAGRNATHQMKKLALDDLKGFRDRVDAPITDAQLEEDPYRPPYLHPGQDDPRIQYLQARRRELGGYLPERRGDRKFISLPPEKSYESSRKGSGNQQVATTMAFVRLLKDLMRDKEFAPRVVPIIPDEARTFGMDAFFPTIKIYNPHGQNYTPVDNELFLSYREAKNGQILHTGINEAGSVAAFTAAGSSYSTHGEPMVPIYVFYSMFGFQRTGDAIWAAADQLARGFMIGATAGRTTLTGEGTQHMDGHSPVLASTNTSVVSYDPAYGYEIAHIVKDGLRRMYGEQPEDVMYYLTVYNEPLVQPAEPEGVEVEGILRGMYLLKPGDFDGVGEDARRAQILASGVGVPWALEAQELLKKDYGIVADVWSVTSWGELRREGLELEAKKFTEPFAEHEKIWVEQKLEGRPGPVVAVSDYMRAVPDQIRQWVPGSYTTLGADGFGFSDTRAAARRFFHIDGPSVAVAVLQQLAHQGDIPQEWASEAYAKYRLNDVTAGTSGNAGGDA
- a CDS encoding PHP domain-containing protein; this translates as MELRGDLHTHTTWSDGGAGLAEMTAVAEALGHEYLAITDHSPRLKVARGLSRERLLAQWDEIDEIQEQREIRILKGIEVDVLSDGALDQGPDLLARLDVVVASVHSRLDDDEATMTRRMIAAVANPHTTVLGHCTGRKRRSDGSWRGESRFDADLVFAACEMFGVAIEINSRPDRADPRLELLELANDIGCLFAISTDAHAPDQLGYLPLGASRATEAGIHPDRIITTWPAEELLRHADRHR
- the cobA gene encoding uroporphyrinogen-III C-methyltransferase; protein product: MNETSTGHVTLLGGGPGDPDLITVAGLKALQRADVIVYDRLVPLQLLDEAKAGAELIEVGKVPRGPFTPQERINEILIEQASAGRDVVRFKGGDSFVFGRGGEEWLALQDAGITVSIIPGISSSIAAAELAGIPVTHRGVATGFTVVAGHVGPNDERNDVAWEKLATAGNTIVILMGVKNLPEITTALIAAGLPADTPAAVVADAGLPTMQVVRGDASGIAALAAEAGIRPPAVTVLGSVAGLGIGV